A region from the Mycolicibacterium litorale genome encodes:
- the cobG gene encoding precorrin-3B synthase has translation MTTRSRDHDACPGALSVHRAADGALARIRLPGGALSGAQLTAVAQAAARFGAPDLELTSRGNIQIRGITDTDAVADAVAAAGLLPSPTHERMRNIVASPLSGRSGGLVDVRGLVSDLDAAIQREQALVESSGRFWFGIDDGRGDVSGLGTDVGVHALDGRHGALLLAGHDTGVRLPLDAAVGALIDVALRFAAVRGTAWRVAELADASDLVISAPTAEPGATWPPVVRPPVGWIPQDDGRVTLGAAIPLGVLPARTAEFVGAVESPVIVTPWRSLLICDLDEGVADVALRVLAPMGLVFDENSPWLDVSACTGSPGCERSVADVRADAADAVDDSAEGHRHFVGCERACGSPPGAQVHVATADGYRIRPAKP, from the coding sequence GTGACGACTCGATCCCGCGACCACGACGCGTGCCCGGGTGCCCTCTCGGTGCACCGGGCCGCCGACGGTGCGCTGGCGCGGATCCGGCTGCCCGGCGGCGCGCTCTCCGGCGCCCAGCTGACCGCCGTGGCGCAGGCGGCGGCGCGGTTCGGCGCCCCGGACCTCGAGCTGACCTCACGCGGCAACATCCAGATCCGCGGCATCACCGACACCGACGCGGTGGCCGATGCCGTCGCCGCTGCCGGGCTGCTGCCGTCGCCGACGCACGAGCGGATGCGCAACATCGTCGCCTCTCCCCTGTCCGGGCGTTCCGGTGGCCTCGTCGACGTCCGCGGTCTGGTGTCCGACCTCGATGCGGCGATCCAGCGCGAGCAGGCGCTGGTGGAGTCCTCCGGCCGGTTCTGGTTCGGCATCGACGACGGCCGCGGTGACGTCTCAGGTCTGGGTACCGACGTCGGCGTCCACGCCCTCGACGGCCGGCATGGGGCGTTGCTGCTGGCCGGCCACGACACCGGTGTGCGCCTGCCCCTCGATGCGGCGGTCGGCGCATTGATCGACGTGGCGCTTCGCTTCGCGGCCGTACGTGGCACCGCCTGGCGCGTCGCTGAACTCGCCGACGCCTCGGACCTGGTCATTTCGGCGCCGACCGCGGAGCCCGGCGCCACCTGGCCGCCGGTGGTGCGTCCACCGGTGGGCTGGATCCCGCAGGACGACGGCCGCGTGACCCTGGGCGCTGCGATCCCGCTCGGTGTCCTTCCCGCGCGGACCGCGGAGTTCGTCGGGGCGGTCGAGTCGCCGGTGATCGTCACGCCCTGGCGTTCGCTTCTCATCTGCGACCTCGACGAAGGGGTGGCCGACGTGGCGCTGCGCGTGCTTGCGCCGATGGGGCTGGTGTTCGACGAGAACTCCCCGTGGCTCGACGTCAGCGCCTGCACGGGCAGCCCGGGCTGCGAGCGCTCGGTCGCCGACGTGCGAGCCGACGCCGCCGACGCAGTCGACGACTCCGCCGAGGGGCACCGCCATTTCGTGGGGTGCGAGCGGGCCTGCGGCAGCCCGCCGGGCGCACAGGTACACGTGGCGACCGCAGACGGATACCGGATACGCCCCGCGAAGCCGTAG
- a CDS encoding glycerol dehydratase reactivase beta/small subunit family protein: protein MIERAVLAGIEEEGVPYTVERVADHRPATEFAPLAAARSPLGVGVGVDSLGRVCVHLDKLATVVAELISPPGDRAAARALGHNAARIVVGLPLKALDRP, encoded by the coding sequence TTGATCGAGCGGGCTGTGCTCGCGGGCATCGAGGAAGAAGGCGTCCCGTACACCGTCGAACGTGTCGCCGATCATCGGCCGGCCACCGAGTTCGCGCCGCTGGCCGCCGCCCGCTCCCCGCTGGGTGTGGGTGTCGGGGTCGACTCGCTCGGTCGGGTGTGCGTGCACCTGGACAAGCTGGCCACGGTGGTCGCCGAGCTGATCTCGCCCCCCGGCGATCGCGCAGCGGCCAGGGCGCTGGGCCACAACGCCGCCCGCATCGTCGTCGGGCTGCCGCTCAAGGCGCTCGACCGGCCCTGA
- a CDS encoding propanediol/glycerol family dehydratase medium subunit: MSAADDAQATRTLALTEIGPAERGTRSDEVVVAVSPAFADFFTKTIVDLPHAEVIRQILAGIEEQEVAARCIRVRHSSDLAVVAHTAAKLSGSGIGIGILSRGTTMIHQRDLPRLSSLELFPQCPLMTLETYRTIGSNAAQYARGESPQPVPTLNDQMARPRWQAKAALLHLKETEQIRKNARPVEVAPQFSELLTG; the protein is encoded by the coding sequence ATGTCAGCAGCCGACGACGCGCAGGCCACCCGGACCCTGGCCTTGACCGAGATCGGCCCCGCCGAGCGGGGCACCCGCTCCGACGAGGTGGTGGTCGCGGTATCGCCCGCCTTCGCCGATTTCTTCACCAAGACGATCGTCGACCTGCCCCACGCCGAGGTGATCCGCCAGATCCTGGCCGGCATCGAGGAGCAGGAGGTCGCCGCCCGCTGCATTCGGGTCCGGCACAGCTCGGATCTCGCGGTCGTCGCGCACACCGCGGCCAAGCTGTCGGGATCGGGTATCGGGATCGGGATCCTGTCGCGCGGCACCACGATGATCCACCAACGGGATCTGCCGAGGTTGTCGAGCTTGGAGTTGTTTCCGCAATGCCCGCTGATGACGCTGGAGACCTACCGCACGATCGGCTCCAATGCGGCGCAGTACGCCAGAGGTGAGTCGCCGCAACCGGTTCCGACGCTCAACGACCAGATGGCGCGGCCCCGCTGGCAGGCCAAGGCGGCGCTGCTGCATCTGAAGGAGACCGAGCAGATCCGCAAGAACGCCCGTCCGGTGGAGGTGGCGCCGCAGTTCTCCGAGCTGCTGACGGGCTGA
- a CDS encoding diol dehydratase reactivase subunit alpha translates to MLIRTVVGVDIGNSTTEASVARVGTDGSVRFLSGALTPTTGIKGTAKNVDGVAAAVGRSMSDAGIPLSELDLLLLNEATPVISGLAMETITETIITESTMIGHDPRTPGGRGLGIGVVVGFHALSELGGTSSAAGPGESVVVAVPAGEDFEVVARTINAACARGVAVTGAILANDDAVLVVNRLDSPIPVVDEVARIDAVPEGMLAAVEVAAPGQSIRTLSNAYGLATIFGLDADETRLVAPVARALTGTRSAVVVRTPSGDVGDRVIPAGSLHLIGALKRATVDVSDGAAGIMTAVRRVGPLADVVGESGTNTGGMIANVRQSMADLCGHPLTEVHIGDLLAVDTFVPQEVRGGLAGEVALENAVALAAMVRTAHSGMKAVADAVRERLRQVGAERIDVVVGGVEAEMAVLGALTTPGTDKPLVVLDLGGGSTDAALITPDDAVVAVHLAGAGDLVTKLIDAELGTGNLELAEEIKRCPLGKAESFFHVRLENGTAQFFDSPLPTTAFGRTVTLGDSGMSPIPTRHSIDRVRAVRRAAKERVFVVNALRALESVAPEGDLRRIGFVVLLGGCALDFEIPELIADALAKYGIVCGTGNVRGTEGPRNAVASGLVASYAAQSASVGRSVGA, encoded by the coding sequence GTGTTGATCCGGACGGTGGTCGGGGTCGATATCGGCAATTCGACCACTGAGGCGAGCGTGGCGCGGGTCGGCACGGACGGTTCGGTGCGGTTCCTGAGCGGCGCGTTGACGCCCACCACCGGAATCAAGGGCACCGCCAAGAACGTCGACGGTGTCGCCGCGGCGGTCGGCCGGTCGATGTCTGATGCCGGAATCCCGTTGAGTGAGTTGGATCTTCTGCTGCTCAACGAGGCGACGCCGGTGATCAGCGGGTTGGCGATGGAGACCATCACCGAGACGATCATCACCGAGTCCACGATGATCGGCCACGACCCCCGCACGCCTGGCGGCCGCGGGCTGGGGATCGGCGTGGTGGTCGGGTTCCACGCATTGTCGGAGCTCGGCGGCACGAGCTCGGCTGCCGGACCGGGTGAATCCGTGGTGGTGGCCGTGCCCGCCGGCGAGGACTTCGAGGTGGTCGCCCGCACCATCAACGCCGCCTGCGCGCGGGGGGTGGCGGTCACCGGGGCGATCCTGGCCAACGACGACGCGGTCCTGGTTGTCAATCGTCTGGACAGCCCCATCCCGGTGGTCGACGAGGTCGCACGCATCGACGCCGTCCCGGAGGGGATGCTGGCCGCCGTGGAGGTCGCCGCACCGGGGCAGTCGATCCGCACGCTGTCGAATGCCTACGGGCTCGCGACCATCTTCGGCCTCGACGCCGACGAGACCCGCCTGGTGGCGCCCGTGGCGCGGGCGCTGACCGGTACCCGCTCGGCGGTCGTGGTGCGCACCCCGTCGGGCGACGTCGGCGATCGGGTCATCCCGGCCGGATCACTGCACCTGATCGGAGCGCTCAAACGGGCGACGGTCGACGTGTCCGACGGCGCGGCCGGCATCATGACCGCCGTGCGACGCGTCGGCCCGCTCGCCGACGTGGTGGGGGAGTCGGGCACCAACACCGGCGGCATGATCGCCAATGTCCGCCAGAGCATGGCCGACCTCTGTGGGCACCCGCTCACCGAAGTCCACATCGGTGACCTGCTGGCGGTCGATACGTTCGTGCCGCAGGAGGTTCGGGGCGGGTTGGCCGGTGAGGTCGCGTTGGAGAACGCGGTCGCCCTGGCGGCGATGGTCCGCACCGCCCACAGCGGGATGAAGGCCGTGGCCGACGCGGTGCGGGAGCGGTTGCGCCAGGTCGGTGCCGAGCGGATCGATGTCGTGGTCGGCGGTGTCGAGGCGGAGATGGCCGTGCTCGGGGCGCTCACCACCCCGGGCACGGACAAGCCACTGGTCGTGCTGGACCTCGGCGGCGGGTCGACCGACGCCGCGCTCATCACCCCCGACGATGCGGTGGTGGCGGTGCACCTCGCCGGGGCCGGCGACCTGGTCACCAAGTTGATCGACGCCGAACTCGGTACCGGCAACCTGGAGCTGGCCGAGGAGATCAAACGCTGCCCACTGGGCAAGGCGGAGAGCTTCTTTCACGTCCGGCTGGAGAACGGCACAGCGCAGTTCTTCGACTCGCCACTGCCGACGACCGCGTTCGGGCGCACCGTGACCCTCGGTGACAGTGGGATGAGTCCGATACCGACCAGGCATTCGATCGACCGGGTTCGCGCGGTCCGCCGGGCGGCCAAGGAAAGGGTCTTCGTCGTCAACGCGTTGCGGGCCCTGGAATCCGTTGCGCCCGAGGGCGATCTGCGCCGCATCGGCTTCGTCGTGCTCCTCGGTGGCTGCGCGTTGGACTTCGAGATCCCGGAACTGATCGCCGACGCTCTGGCGAAGTACGGAATCGTCTGTGGCACAGGCAATGTGCGCGGCACCGAGGGACCGCGCAACGCCGTCGCCTCGGGGCTCGTCGCCTCCTATGCCGCCCAGAGCGCCTCGGTGGGCCGCAGCGTTGGGGCGTGA
- a CDS encoding propanediol/glycerol family dehydratase large subunit encodes MTTPAPMGADGIRRSRRTEVLEERPVNLDGFVEEWPEAGMVAMDSAFDPQPSVRVADGVIVEMDGRARADFDFIDQFIADHAIDVATTEQSMALPAVEIARMLVDPSVTRDEVIAVTGGLTPAKLLAVAKTMNIVEIMMGMQKMRARRTPANQAHCTSARDNPLQVVCEAAEASIRGFAEVETTLGVVRYAPLVALALLIGSQAGEGGPLTQCALEEATELDLGMRGITGYAETISVYGTEPVFVDGDDTPWSKAFLAAAYASRGIKMRFTSGTGSEVQMGNAQGRSMLYLEIRCILVAKGAGVQGLQNGSISCIGVPGAVPAGIRAVAAENLIASAVDLECASGNDQSFSHSPMRRTARLMPQMMPGTDFVCSGYSAVPNYDNMFAGSNVDAEDFDDFNTLQRDFQIDGGLRHVKESDIVAVRLRAARALQSVFAYFDLPPISDSEIDAAVYAHGSNDLIPRDVLEDLKGAQQVMDRNITGLDVVKALESTGFSDMADNILKVLRQRVSGDMLQTSAILTRDLQPLSAINDRNDYAGPGSGYRPSGTRWEEIKRLRHVTSAANPEVEVE; translated from the coding sequence GTGACGACGCCAGCGCCGATGGGCGCCGACGGTATCCGGCGGTCCCGTCGCACCGAGGTTCTCGAGGAGCGTCCGGTCAATCTCGACGGCTTCGTCGAGGAATGGCCCGAGGCCGGCATGGTGGCGATGGACAGCGCGTTCGATCCGCAGCCGAGCGTGCGGGTCGCCGACGGCGTGATCGTCGAGATGGACGGTCGCGCGCGGGCCGACTTCGACTTCATCGATCAGTTCATCGCCGATCATGCGATCGACGTCGCCACCACCGAACAGTCGATGGCGTTGCCCGCCGTCGAAATCGCCCGAATGCTGGTCGATCCGAGCGTTACCCGCGACGAGGTGATCGCGGTGACCGGAGGCCTCACACCGGCCAAGCTGCTCGCCGTGGCGAAGACGATGAACATCGTCGAAATCATGATGGGCATGCAGAAAATGCGTGCCCGGCGCACCCCGGCGAACCAGGCGCACTGCACCAGCGCCCGTGACAACCCGCTGCAGGTGGTCTGTGAGGCCGCCGAGGCGTCGATCCGGGGGTTCGCCGAGGTCGAGACGACGCTCGGCGTGGTGCGCTACGCCCCATTGGTCGCATTGGCGCTGCTGATCGGCAGCCAGGCCGGTGAGGGCGGCCCGCTGACCCAGTGCGCGCTGGAAGAAGCCACCGAACTGGACCTCGGCATGCGTGGCATCACCGGCTACGCCGAGACCATCTCCGTCTACGGCACCGAGCCGGTCTTCGTCGACGGTGACGACACGCCGTGGTCGAAGGCCTTCCTTGCCGCGGCCTACGCGTCGCGCGGAATCAAGATGCGCTTCACCTCGGGGACCGGATCCGAGGTGCAGATGGGCAACGCCCAGGGGCGGTCGATGCTCTACCTGGAGATTCGTTGCATCCTGGTCGCCAAGGGCGCCGGGGTTCAGGGACTGCAGAACGGTTCGATCTCCTGCATCGGTGTGCCCGGCGCGGTGCCCGCAGGCATCCGCGCGGTCGCCGCCGAGAACCTGATCGCCTCGGCGGTGGATCTCGAGTGCGCCTCGGGTAACGACCAGTCCTTCTCGCATTCGCCGATGCGGCGCACCGCGCGGTTGATGCCACAGATGATGCCGGGCACCGACTTCGTCTGCTCGGGATACTCGGCGGTTCCCAACTACGACAACATGTTCGCCGGTTCCAACGTCGACGCCGAGGACTTCGACGACTTCAACACCCTGCAGCGCGATTTCCAGATCGACGGTGGACTGCGCCATGTCAAGGAGTCCGATATCGTCGCGGTGCGGTTGCGCGCGGCCAGGGCCCTGCAGTCGGTGTTCGCCTACTTCGACCTGCCGCCGATCTCCGACAGCGAGATCGACGCGGCGGTATACGCCCACGGCAGCAACGATCTGATTCCCCGCGACGTCCTCGAGGACCTCAAGGGCGCACAGCAGGTGATGGACCGCAACATCACCGGCCTCGACGTGGTCAAAGCCCTGGAATCGACCGGGTTCTCCGATATGGCCGACAACATCCTGAAGGTGTTGCGCCAACGGGTTTCGGGCGACATGTTGCAGACCTCGGCGATCCTCACCCGCGACCTGCAGCCGTTGTCGGCGATCAACGACCGCAATGACTACGCGGGCCCGGGCAGCGGCTACCGGCCGTCGGGCACGCGGTGGGAGGAGATCAAACGCCTTCGTCACGTGACGAGCGCAGCCAACCCCGAAGTCGAGGTGGAGTGA